A genomic region of Hypomesus transpacificus isolate Combined female chromosome 19, fHypTra1, whole genome shotgun sequence contains the following coding sequences:
- the LOC124482223 gene encoding kinesin-like protein KIF23 isoform X5 gives MQRPTKGKTPRRPVPKKTSNTQKDPVGVYCRIRPLGAEDEECSIEMISSSTIQLHAPDGLKANRNGEYKETQYSFKKVFGIQTTQNELFKDIAKPLVEDLIHCKNGLLFTYGVTGSGKTFTMTGSPGEGGLLPRSLDMLFNSISPFQAKRYVFRTDDKNGMEIQNQVDALLERQKRESQLSVPKTPSSKQKPDPECADMIDPEEACRSEGVDEDSCYSVFVSYIEIYNNYIYDLLEEVPYDPIRPKPPQSKILREDQNHNMYVAGCTEVEVKSTEEAFEVFWRGQKKRRIANTQLNRESSRSHSVFIVKLAQAPLDADGDYILQDKNQVTVSQLCLVDLAGSERTSRTRAEGSRLREAGNINQSLMTLRTCMEVLRENQMCGTNKMVPYRDSKVTHLFKNYFDGEGKVRMVVCVNPKADDYEETVLVMRFAEMTQEVEVARPVDRPICSLAAGRRHRNQASRDELTQHLEEHGGPSNIDDPGLLNHLLDSLPPLPSIDVVDPTDEHTMPRLIEALERRHRIRQMMTEQYSKTANKLKSMLLEFDGNLMSKDNFIQDQRVKLGEKEKVISNQKTEIERLEKKSKMLEYKIDILQKTTNIYEEDKRSLKQELESREQKLNRELSERRRMEQRMQGMVTDTKHKWEKECDRRVNAKQMELQNKLWVKDEKLKQLKAIVTESNAPERPEKPQRPSRERDRAAPQKRPASPTPLPTATPVRPLHRRSHSAGGERWVDHKPPSNLDLGTVMQPIIPNAIKVSAASEKALSKCHKYVLTHQELASDGEIETKLIKGDVFRTRSGGQAVQFTDIETLTQEFPSTSSRKRRSGSGDGHRQAEDHRRMEWDDTENEAPVASTSSAYGYQKRRKP, from the exons ATGCAGAGACCAAC AAAAGGAAAAACTCCTCGGAGGCCAGTCCCAAAGAAAAcgtcaaacacacagaaagacccGGTTGGA GTGTACTGTCGTATACGTCCATTGGGAGCAGAGGATGAGGAGTGTTCTATAGAAATGATTAGCAGCTCTACTATTCAGCTGCATGCTCCTGATGGCCTTAAAGCTAACCGCAATGGAGAATACAAAGAG ACTCAATACTCGTTCAAGAAGGTTTTTGGAATCCAGACAACCCAAAACGAGTTGTTTAAAGATATTGCCAAACCACTAGTGGAGGATCTCATTCATTGTAAAAATG GTCTGCTGTTCACATATGGTGTCACAGGAAGTGGAAAGACCTTTACCATGACCGGATCACCTGGAGAAGGTGGACTCCTCCCTCGCTCACTGGACATGCTTTTCAACAGCATCAGCCCTTTTCAGGCTAAGAGATAT GTCTTCAGGACAGATGACAAGAATGGGATGGAGATCCAGAACCAAGTTGATGCACTTCTTGAgaggcagaagagagagagtcaacTGTCTGTGCCGAAGACTCCTTCCTCAAA ACAAAAACCAGACCCAGAGTGTGCAGACATGATAGACCCAGAGGAGGCCTGCAGGTCTGAGGGAGTGGATGAGGACAGCTgttacagtgtgtttgtgtcctacaTTGAAATATACAACAACTACATTTATGATCTACTGGAGGAGGTGCCCTATGACCCTATTAGACCCAA ACCACCACAGTCTAAGATTCTTCGTGAGGATCAGAATCACAACATGTATGTGGCTGGATGTacagaggtggaggtgaagtcCACTGAAGAAGCCTTTGAAGTGTTTTGGCGGG GTCAAAAGAAAAGGAGGATAGCAAACACTCAGCTGAACCGCGAGTCGAGTCGGTCCCACAGTGTGTTCATAGTCAAACTAGCCCAGGCGCCGTTGGATGCGGACGGGGACTACATTCTACAG gaTAAAAACCAGGTGACTGTGAGCCAGCTGTGTTTGGTGGACCTGGCTGGGAGCGAGCGCACCAGTAGGACCAGAGCAGAGGGCAGCCGCCTCAGAGAAGCAG GCAACATAAACCAGTCCCTGATGACGCTGCGCACATGTATGGAGGTTCTACGAGAGAACCAGATGTGTGGGACAAACAAG ATGGTACCTTACAGAGACTCCAAGGTAACTCATTTGTTCAAGAACTACTTTGACGGTGAAGGCAAAGTCAgaatggtggtgtgtgtcaacCCAAAAGCTGATGATTATGAAGAAACTGTG CTGGTGATGCGCTTTGCGGAGATGAcccaggaggtggaggtggcccGGCCTGTGGACCGGCCCATCTGCAGCCTGGCGGCGGGCCGCAGACACAGGAACCAGGCCTCCAGGGATGAGCTGACCCAGCACCTGGAGGAACATGGGGGACCCAGCAACATCG ATGACCCAGGGCTATTGAACCACCTCCTGGACAGTCTTCCACCATTGCCCTCCATTGATGTGGTGGACCCCACAGACGAACACACCATGCCCCGCCTCATCGAGGCGCTGGAGAGGAGACACCGCATCCGCCAGATGATGACCGAGCAGTACTCCAAGACTG CCAACAAACTCAAATCCATGCTGCTGGAGTTTGATGGCAACCTCATGTCCAAGGATAACTTTATCCAAGACCAGAGGGTGAAGctgggggagaaagaaaaagtcaTCTCTAACCAGAAGACTGAGATTGAACGTCTGGAGAAAAAATCTAAAATGCTGGAATACAAG ATTGACATCCTCCAGAAAACCACCAACATCTACGAGGAGGACAAGCGCTCCTTGAAACAGGAGCTGGAGAGCCGGGAGCAGAAGCTGAACAGGGAGCTGTCAGAGAGGAGGCGCATGGAGCAGCGCATGCAGGGCATGGTCACCGACACCAAGCACAAGTGGGAGAAGGAGTGT GATAGGCGGGTAAACGCCAAGCAGATGGAGTTGCAGAATAAGCTGTGGGTGAAGGACGAGAAGCTCAAGCAGCTCAAGGCCATCGTGACGGAGAGCAACGCCCCAGAGAGACCTGAGAAGCCCCAAAGGCCCTCCCGGGAGAGAGACCGTGCAGCTCCACAGAAGAGGCCTGCCTCGCCAACGCCCCTACCT ACGGCGACGCCAGTTCGCCCCCTTCACCGTCGCTCGCACTCAGCGGGTGGGGAGAGATGGGTAGACCACAAACCACCCTCTAATTTGGATTTAGGCACTGTCATGCAGCCAATCATACCCAATGCAATCAAGGTGTCGGCCGCCAGCGAGAAAGCTCTTTCTAAATGCCACAAGTATGTGCTAACACACCAGGAGCTTGCCTCCGATGGGGAGATTGAGACCAAGCTGATCAAG GGTGACGTGTTCAGAACGAGAAGCGGAGGCCAGGCTGTGCAGTTCACAGACATTGAAACGCTGACACAGGAGTTCCCATCCACCTCAAG TCGTAAGAGAAGATCCGGATCAGGGGATggccacagacaggcagaggaccACAGGAGAATGGAGTGGGATGACACTGAGAACGAG GCTCCAGTTGCAAGCACAAGCTCGGCCTACGGCTATCAAAA acGCCGAAAGCCCTAG
- the LOC124482223 gene encoding kinesin-like protein KIF23 isoform X1, whose product MQRPTKGKTPRRPVPKKTSNTQKDPVGVYCRIRPLGAEDEECSIEMISSSTIQLHAPDGLKANRNGEYKETQYSFKKVFGIQTTQNELFKDIAKPLVEDLIHCKNGLLFTYGVTGSGKTFTMTGSPGEGGLLPRSLDMLFNSISPFQAKRYVFRTDDKNGMEIQNQVDALLERQKRESQLSVPKTPSSKQKPDPECADMIDPEEACRSEGVDEDSCYSVFVSYIEIYNNYIYDLLEEVPYDPIRPKWLGGGTPVRNTEFVPPQSKILREDQNHNMYVAGCTEVEVKSTEEAFEVFWRGQKKRRIANTQLNRESSRSHSVFIVKLAQAPLDADGDYILQDKNQVTVSQLCLVDLAGSERTSRTRAEGSRLREAGNINQSLMTLRTCMEVLRENQMCGTNKMVPYRDSKVTHLFKNYFDGEGKVRMVVCVNPKADDYEETVLVMRFAEMTQEVEVARPVDRPICSLAAGRRHRNQASRDELTQHLEEHGGPSNIDDPGLLNHLLDSLPPLPSIDVVDPTDEHTMPRLIEALERRHRIRQMMTEQYSKTANKLKSMLLEFDGNLMSKDNFIQDQRVKLGEKEKVISNQKTEIERLEKKSKMLEYKIDILQKTTNIYEEDKRSLKQELESREQKLNRELSERRRMEQRMQGMVTDTKHKWEKECDRRVNAKQMELQNKLWVKDEKLKQLKAIVTESNAPERPEKPQRPSRERDRAAPQKRPASPTPLPDSSKTPSRHQHQAKVKAVQGHPLPSSSTSIIVSVASCISDWEQKIPLEARQGREPPGTHRNSNWTPYASSSVGRRCGQRWAPASETPSYKLDLESGSRTATPVRPLHRRSHSAGGERWVDHKPPSNLDLGTVMQPIIPNAIKVSAASEKALSKCHKYVLTHQELASDGEIETKLIKGDVFRTRSGGQAVQFTDIETLTQEFPSTSSRKRRSGSGDGHRQAEDHRRMEWDDTENEAPVASTSSAYGYQKRRKP is encoded by the exons ATGCAGAGACCAAC AAAAGGAAAAACTCCTCGGAGGCCAGTCCCAAAGAAAAcgtcaaacacacagaaagacccGGTTGGA GTGTACTGTCGTATACGTCCATTGGGAGCAGAGGATGAGGAGTGTTCTATAGAAATGATTAGCAGCTCTACTATTCAGCTGCATGCTCCTGATGGCCTTAAAGCTAACCGCAATGGAGAATACAAAGAG ACTCAATACTCGTTCAAGAAGGTTTTTGGAATCCAGACAACCCAAAACGAGTTGTTTAAAGATATTGCCAAACCACTAGTGGAGGATCTCATTCATTGTAAAAATG GTCTGCTGTTCACATATGGTGTCACAGGAAGTGGAAAGACCTTTACCATGACCGGATCACCTGGAGAAGGTGGACTCCTCCCTCGCTCACTGGACATGCTTTTCAACAGCATCAGCCCTTTTCAGGCTAAGAGATAT GTCTTCAGGACAGATGACAAGAATGGGATGGAGATCCAGAACCAAGTTGATGCACTTCTTGAgaggcagaagagagagagtcaacTGTCTGTGCCGAAGACTCCTTCCTCAAA ACAAAAACCAGACCCAGAGTGTGCAGACATGATAGACCCAGAGGAGGCCTGCAGGTCTGAGGGAGTGGATGAGGACAGCTgttacagtgtgtttgtgtcctacaTTGAAATATACAACAACTACATTTATGATCTACTGGAGGAGGTGCCCTATGACCCTATTAGACCCAA GTGGCTGGGTGGAGGCACACCTGTGCGGAACACTGAGTTTGT ACCACCACAGTCTAAGATTCTTCGTGAGGATCAGAATCACAACATGTATGTGGCTGGATGTacagaggtggaggtgaagtcCACTGAAGAAGCCTTTGAAGTGTTTTGGCGGG GTCAAAAGAAAAGGAGGATAGCAAACACTCAGCTGAACCGCGAGTCGAGTCGGTCCCACAGTGTGTTCATAGTCAAACTAGCCCAGGCGCCGTTGGATGCGGACGGGGACTACATTCTACAG gaTAAAAACCAGGTGACTGTGAGCCAGCTGTGTTTGGTGGACCTGGCTGGGAGCGAGCGCACCAGTAGGACCAGAGCAGAGGGCAGCCGCCTCAGAGAAGCAG GCAACATAAACCAGTCCCTGATGACGCTGCGCACATGTATGGAGGTTCTACGAGAGAACCAGATGTGTGGGACAAACAAG ATGGTACCTTACAGAGACTCCAAGGTAACTCATTTGTTCAAGAACTACTTTGACGGTGAAGGCAAAGTCAgaatggtggtgtgtgtcaacCCAAAAGCTGATGATTATGAAGAAACTGTG CTGGTGATGCGCTTTGCGGAGATGAcccaggaggtggaggtggcccGGCCTGTGGACCGGCCCATCTGCAGCCTGGCGGCGGGCCGCAGACACAGGAACCAGGCCTCCAGGGATGAGCTGACCCAGCACCTGGAGGAACATGGGGGACCCAGCAACATCG ATGACCCAGGGCTATTGAACCACCTCCTGGACAGTCTTCCACCATTGCCCTCCATTGATGTGGTGGACCCCACAGACGAACACACCATGCCCCGCCTCATCGAGGCGCTGGAGAGGAGACACCGCATCCGCCAGATGATGACCGAGCAGTACTCCAAGACTG CCAACAAACTCAAATCCATGCTGCTGGAGTTTGATGGCAACCTCATGTCCAAGGATAACTTTATCCAAGACCAGAGGGTGAAGctgggggagaaagaaaaagtcaTCTCTAACCAGAAGACTGAGATTGAACGTCTGGAGAAAAAATCTAAAATGCTGGAATACAAG ATTGACATCCTCCAGAAAACCACCAACATCTACGAGGAGGACAAGCGCTCCTTGAAACAGGAGCTGGAGAGCCGGGAGCAGAAGCTGAACAGGGAGCTGTCAGAGAGGAGGCGCATGGAGCAGCGCATGCAGGGCATGGTCACCGACACCAAGCACAAGTGGGAGAAGGAGTGT GATAGGCGGGTAAACGCCAAGCAGATGGAGTTGCAGAATAAGCTGTGGGTGAAGGACGAGAAGCTCAAGCAGCTCAAGGCCATCGTGACGGAGAGCAACGCCCCAGAGAGACCTGAGAAGCCCCAAAGGCCCTCCCGGGAGAGAGACCGTGCAGCTCCACAGAAGAGGCCTGCCTCGCCAACGCCCCTACCT GACTCCAGCAAAACGCCCTCCCGCCACCAACACCAGGCAAAGGTCAAAGCAGTTCAGggccaccccctcccttcttcttccACCTCGATTATTGTGTCTGTAGCATCCTGCATCTCTGATTGGGAGCAGAAGATCCCTCTAGAGGCCAGGCAGGGTAGGGAACCCCCCGGGACCCACAGGAACAGTAACTGGACCCCCTACGCCAGCAGCAGTGTGGGCCGCAGGTGCGGCCAGCGCTGGGCCCCCGCCTCTGAGACCCCCTCCTACAAGCTAGACCTAGAGTCAGGCTCAAGG ACGGCGACGCCAGTTCGCCCCCTTCACCGTCGCTCGCACTCAGCGGGTGGGGAGAGATGGGTAGACCACAAACCACCCTCTAATTTGGATTTAGGCACTGTCATGCAGCCAATCATACCCAATGCAATCAAGGTGTCGGCCGCCAGCGAGAAAGCTCTTTCTAAATGCCACAAGTATGTGCTAACACACCAGGAGCTTGCCTCCGATGGGGAGATTGAGACCAAGCTGATCAAG GGTGACGTGTTCAGAACGAGAAGCGGAGGCCAGGCTGTGCAGTTCACAGACATTGAAACGCTGACACAGGAGTTCCCATCCACCTCAAG TCGTAAGAGAAGATCCGGATCAGGGGATggccacagacaggcagaggaccACAGGAGAATGGAGTGGGATGACACTGAGAACGAG GCTCCAGTTGCAAGCACAAGCTCGGCCTACGGCTATCAAAA acGCCGAAAGCCCTAG
- the LOC124482223 gene encoding kinesin-like protein KIF23 isoform X2, whose amino-acid sequence MQRPTKGKTPRRPVPKKTSNTQKDPVGVYCRIRPLGAEDEECSIEMISSSTIQLHAPDGLKANRNGEYKETQYSFKKVFGIQTTQNELFKDIAKPLVEDLIHCKNGLLFTYGVTGSGKTFTMTGSPGEGGLLPRSLDMLFNSISPFQAKRYVFRTDDKNGMEIQNQVDALLERQKRESQLSVPKTPSSKQKPDPECADMIDPEEACRSEGVDEDSCYSVFVSYIEIYNNYIYDLLEEVPYDPIRPKPPQSKILREDQNHNMYVAGCTEVEVKSTEEAFEVFWRGQKKRRIANTQLNRESSRSHSVFIVKLAQAPLDADGDYILQDKNQVTVSQLCLVDLAGSERTSRTRAEGSRLREAGNINQSLMTLRTCMEVLRENQMCGTNKMVPYRDSKVTHLFKNYFDGEGKVRMVVCVNPKADDYEETVLVMRFAEMTQEVEVARPVDRPICSLAAGRRHRNQASRDELTQHLEEHGGPSNIDDPGLLNHLLDSLPPLPSIDVVDPTDEHTMPRLIEALERRHRIRQMMTEQYSKTANKLKSMLLEFDGNLMSKDNFIQDQRVKLGEKEKVISNQKTEIERLEKKSKMLEYKIDILQKTTNIYEEDKRSLKQELESREQKLNRELSERRRMEQRMQGMVTDTKHKWEKECDRRVNAKQMELQNKLWVKDEKLKQLKAIVTESNAPERPEKPQRPSRERDRAAPQKRPASPTPLPDSSKTPSRHQHQAKVKAVQGHPLPSSSTSIIVSVASCISDWEQKIPLEARQGREPPGTHRNSNWTPYASSSVGRRCGQRWAPASETPSYKLDLESGSRTATPVRPLHRRSHSAGGERWVDHKPPSNLDLGTVMQPIIPNAIKVSAASEKALSKCHKYVLTHQELASDGEIETKLIKGDVFRTRSGGQAVQFTDIETLTQEFPSTSSRKRRSGSGDGHRQAEDHRRMEWDDTENEAPVASTSSAYGYQKRRKP is encoded by the exons ATGCAGAGACCAAC AAAAGGAAAAACTCCTCGGAGGCCAGTCCCAAAGAAAAcgtcaaacacacagaaagacccGGTTGGA GTGTACTGTCGTATACGTCCATTGGGAGCAGAGGATGAGGAGTGTTCTATAGAAATGATTAGCAGCTCTACTATTCAGCTGCATGCTCCTGATGGCCTTAAAGCTAACCGCAATGGAGAATACAAAGAG ACTCAATACTCGTTCAAGAAGGTTTTTGGAATCCAGACAACCCAAAACGAGTTGTTTAAAGATATTGCCAAACCACTAGTGGAGGATCTCATTCATTGTAAAAATG GTCTGCTGTTCACATATGGTGTCACAGGAAGTGGAAAGACCTTTACCATGACCGGATCACCTGGAGAAGGTGGACTCCTCCCTCGCTCACTGGACATGCTTTTCAACAGCATCAGCCCTTTTCAGGCTAAGAGATAT GTCTTCAGGACAGATGACAAGAATGGGATGGAGATCCAGAACCAAGTTGATGCACTTCTTGAgaggcagaagagagagagtcaacTGTCTGTGCCGAAGACTCCTTCCTCAAA ACAAAAACCAGACCCAGAGTGTGCAGACATGATAGACCCAGAGGAGGCCTGCAGGTCTGAGGGAGTGGATGAGGACAGCTgttacagtgtgtttgtgtcctacaTTGAAATATACAACAACTACATTTATGATCTACTGGAGGAGGTGCCCTATGACCCTATTAGACCCAA ACCACCACAGTCTAAGATTCTTCGTGAGGATCAGAATCACAACATGTATGTGGCTGGATGTacagaggtggaggtgaagtcCACTGAAGAAGCCTTTGAAGTGTTTTGGCGGG GTCAAAAGAAAAGGAGGATAGCAAACACTCAGCTGAACCGCGAGTCGAGTCGGTCCCACAGTGTGTTCATAGTCAAACTAGCCCAGGCGCCGTTGGATGCGGACGGGGACTACATTCTACAG gaTAAAAACCAGGTGACTGTGAGCCAGCTGTGTTTGGTGGACCTGGCTGGGAGCGAGCGCACCAGTAGGACCAGAGCAGAGGGCAGCCGCCTCAGAGAAGCAG GCAACATAAACCAGTCCCTGATGACGCTGCGCACATGTATGGAGGTTCTACGAGAGAACCAGATGTGTGGGACAAACAAG ATGGTACCTTACAGAGACTCCAAGGTAACTCATTTGTTCAAGAACTACTTTGACGGTGAAGGCAAAGTCAgaatggtggtgtgtgtcaacCCAAAAGCTGATGATTATGAAGAAACTGTG CTGGTGATGCGCTTTGCGGAGATGAcccaggaggtggaggtggcccGGCCTGTGGACCGGCCCATCTGCAGCCTGGCGGCGGGCCGCAGACACAGGAACCAGGCCTCCAGGGATGAGCTGACCCAGCACCTGGAGGAACATGGGGGACCCAGCAACATCG ATGACCCAGGGCTATTGAACCACCTCCTGGACAGTCTTCCACCATTGCCCTCCATTGATGTGGTGGACCCCACAGACGAACACACCATGCCCCGCCTCATCGAGGCGCTGGAGAGGAGACACCGCATCCGCCAGATGATGACCGAGCAGTACTCCAAGACTG CCAACAAACTCAAATCCATGCTGCTGGAGTTTGATGGCAACCTCATGTCCAAGGATAACTTTATCCAAGACCAGAGGGTGAAGctgggggagaaagaaaaagtcaTCTCTAACCAGAAGACTGAGATTGAACGTCTGGAGAAAAAATCTAAAATGCTGGAATACAAG ATTGACATCCTCCAGAAAACCACCAACATCTACGAGGAGGACAAGCGCTCCTTGAAACAGGAGCTGGAGAGCCGGGAGCAGAAGCTGAACAGGGAGCTGTCAGAGAGGAGGCGCATGGAGCAGCGCATGCAGGGCATGGTCACCGACACCAAGCACAAGTGGGAGAAGGAGTGT GATAGGCGGGTAAACGCCAAGCAGATGGAGTTGCAGAATAAGCTGTGGGTGAAGGACGAGAAGCTCAAGCAGCTCAAGGCCATCGTGACGGAGAGCAACGCCCCAGAGAGACCTGAGAAGCCCCAAAGGCCCTCCCGGGAGAGAGACCGTGCAGCTCCACAGAAGAGGCCTGCCTCGCCAACGCCCCTACCT GACTCCAGCAAAACGCCCTCCCGCCACCAACACCAGGCAAAGGTCAAAGCAGTTCAGggccaccccctcccttcttcttccACCTCGATTATTGTGTCTGTAGCATCCTGCATCTCTGATTGGGAGCAGAAGATCCCTCTAGAGGCCAGGCAGGGTAGGGAACCCCCCGGGACCCACAGGAACAGTAACTGGACCCCCTACGCCAGCAGCAGTGTGGGCCGCAGGTGCGGCCAGCGCTGGGCCCCCGCCTCTGAGACCCCCTCCTACAAGCTAGACCTAGAGTCAGGCTCAAGG ACGGCGACGCCAGTTCGCCCCCTTCACCGTCGCTCGCACTCAGCGGGTGGGGAGAGATGGGTAGACCACAAACCACCCTCTAATTTGGATTTAGGCACTGTCATGCAGCCAATCATACCCAATGCAATCAAGGTGTCGGCCGCCAGCGAGAAAGCTCTTTCTAAATGCCACAAGTATGTGCTAACACACCAGGAGCTTGCCTCCGATGGGGAGATTGAGACCAAGCTGATCAAG GGTGACGTGTTCAGAACGAGAAGCGGAGGCCAGGCTGTGCAGTTCACAGACATTGAAACGCTGACACAGGAGTTCCCATCCACCTCAAG TCGTAAGAGAAGATCCGGATCAGGGGATggccacagacaggcagaggaccACAGGAGAATGGAGTGGGATGACACTGAGAACGAG GCTCCAGTTGCAAGCACAAGCTCGGCCTACGGCTATCAAAA acGCCGAAAGCCCTAG
- the LOC124482223 gene encoding kinesin-like protein KIF23 isoform X6, producing MQRPTKGKTPRRPVPKKTSNTQKDPVGVYCRIRPLGAEDEECSIEMISSSTIQLHAPDGLKANRNGEYKETQYSFKKVFGIQTTQNELFKDIAKPLVEDLIHCKNGLLFTYGVTGSGKTFTMTGSPGEGGLLPRSLDMLFNSISPFQAKRYVFRTDDKNGMEIQNQVDALLERQKRESQLSVPKTPSSKQKPDPECADMIDPEEACRSEGVDEDSCYSVFVSYIEIYNNYIYDLLEEVPYDPIRPKWLGGGTPVRNTEFVPPQSKILREDQNHNMYVAGCTEVEVKSTEEAFEVFWRGQKKRRIANTQLNRESSRSHSVFIVKLAQAPLDADGDYILQDKNQVTVSQLCLVDLAGSERTSRTRAEGSRLREAGNINQSLMTLRTCMEVLRENQMCGTNKMVPYRDSKVTHLFKNYFDGEGKVRMVVCVNPKADDYEETVLVMRFAEMTQEVEVARPVDRPICSLAAGRRHRNQASRDELTQHLEEHGGPSNIDDPGLLNHLLDSLPPLPSIDVVDPTDEHTMPRLIEALERRHRIRQMMTEQYSKTANKLKSMLLEFDGNLMSKDNFIQDQRVKLGEKEKVISNQKTEIERLEKKSKMLEYKIDILQKTTNIYEEDKRSLKQELESREQKLNRELSERRRMEQRMQGMVTDTKHKWEKECDRRVNAKQMELQNKLWVKDEKLKQLKAIVTESNAPERPEKPQRPSRERDRAAPQKRPASPTPLPGDVFRTRSGGQAVQFTDIETLTQEFPSTSSRKRRSGSGDGHRQAEDHRRMEWDDTENEAPVASTSSAYGYQKRRKP from the exons ATGCAGAGACCAAC AAAAGGAAAAACTCCTCGGAGGCCAGTCCCAAAGAAAAcgtcaaacacacagaaagacccGGTTGGA GTGTACTGTCGTATACGTCCATTGGGAGCAGAGGATGAGGAGTGTTCTATAGAAATGATTAGCAGCTCTACTATTCAGCTGCATGCTCCTGATGGCCTTAAAGCTAACCGCAATGGAGAATACAAAGAG ACTCAATACTCGTTCAAGAAGGTTTTTGGAATCCAGACAACCCAAAACGAGTTGTTTAAAGATATTGCCAAACCACTAGTGGAGGATCTCATTCATTGTAAAAATG GTCTGCTGTTCACATATGGTGTCACAGGAAGTGGAAAGACCTTTACCATGACCGGATCACCTGGAGAAGGTGGACTCCTCCCTCGCTCACTGGACATGCTTTTCAACAGCATCAGCCCTTTTCAGGCTAAGAGATAT GTCTTCAGGACAGATGACAAGAATGGGATGGAGATCCAGAACCAAGTTGATGCACTTCTTGAgaggcagaagagagagagtcaacTGTCTGTGCCGAAGACTCCTTCCTCAAA ACAAAAACCAGACCCAGAGTGTGCAGACATGATAGACCCAGAGGAGGCCTGCAGGTCTGAGGGAGTGGATGAGGACAGCTgttacagtgtgtttgtgtcctacaTTGAAATATACAACAACTACATTTATGATCTACTGGAGGAGGTGCCCTATGACCCTATTAGACCCAA GTGGCTGGGTGGAGGCACACCTGTGCGGAACACTGAGTTTGT ACCACCACAGTCTAAGATTCTTCGTGAGGATCAGAATCACAACATGTATGTGGCTGGATGTacagaggtggaggtgaagtcCACTGAAGAAGCCTTTGAAGTGTTTTGGCGGG GTCAAAAGAAAAGGAGGATAGCAAACACTCAGCTGAACCGCGAGTCGAGTCGGTCCCACAGTGTGTTCATAGTCAAACTAGCCCAGGCGCCGTTGGATGCGGACGGGGACTACATTCTACAG gaTAAAAACCAGGTGACTGTGAGCCAGCTGTGTTTGGTGGACCTGGCTGGGAGCGAGCGCACCAGTAGGACCAGAGCAGAGGGCAGCCGCCTCAGAGAAGCAG GCAACATAAACCAGTCCCTGATGACGCTGCGCACATGTATGGAGGTTCTACGAGAGAACCAGATGTGTGGGACAAACAAG ATGGTACCTTACAGAGACTCCAAGGTAACTCATTTGTTCAAGAACTACTTTGACGGTGAAGGCAAAGTCAgaatggtggtgtgtgtcaacCCAAAAGCTGATGATTATGAAGAAACTGTG CTGGTGATGCGCTTTGCGGAGATGAcccaggaggtggaggtggcccGGCCTGTGGACCGGCCCATCTGCAGCCTGGCGGCGGGCCGCAGACACAGGAACCAGGCCTCCAGGGATGAGCTGACCCAGCACCTGGAGGAACATGGGGGACCCAGCAACATCG ATGACCCAGGGCTATTGAACCACCTCCTGGACAGTCTTCCACCATTGCCCTCCATTGATGTGGTGGACCCCACAGACGAACACACCATGCCCCGCCTCATCGAGGCGCTGGAGAGGAGACACCGCATCCGCCAGATGATGACCGAGCAGTACTCCAAGACTG CCAACAAACTCAAATCCATGCTGCTGGAGTTTGATGGCAACCTCATGTCCAAGGATAACTTTATCCAAGACCAGAGGGTGAAGctgggggagaaagaaaaagtcaTCTCTAACCAGAAGACTGAGATTGAACGTCTGGAGAAAAAATCTAAAATGCTGGAATACAAG ATTGACATCCTCCAGAAAACCACCAACATCTACGAGGAGGACAAGCGCTCCTTGAAACAGGAGCTGGAGAGCCGGGAGCAGAAGCTGAACAGGGAGCTGTCAGAGAGGAGGCGCATGGAGCAGCGCATGCAGGGCATGGTCACCGACACCAAGCACAAGTGGGAGAAGGAGTGT GATAGGCGGGTAAACGCCAAGCAGATGGAGTTGCAGAATAAGCTGTGGGTGAAGGACGAGAAGCTCAAGCAGCTCAAGGCCATCGTGACGGAGAGCAACGCCCCAGAGAGACCTGAGAAGCCCCAAAGGCCCTCCCGGGAGAGAGACCGTGCAGCTCCACAGAAGAGGCCTGCCTCGCCAACGCCCCTACCT GGTGACGTGTTCAGAACGAGAAGCGGAGGCCAGGCTGTGCAGTTCACAGACATTGAAACGCTGACACAGGAGTTCCCATCCACCTCAAG TCGTAAGAGAAGATCCGGATCAGGGGATggccacagacaggcagaggaccACAGGAGAATGGAGTGGGATGACACTGAGAACGAG GCTCCAGTTGCAAGCACAAGCTCGGCCTACGGCTATCAAAA acGCCGAAAGCCCTAG